A portion of the Burkholderia sp. GAS332 genome contains these proteins:
- a CDS encoding LexA-binding, inner membrane-associated putative hydrolase, which yields MASNKAHHATGFAAGVIAAAVVARVGGGGSFHIGVVLSFIAGVAGSTAPDWLEVAWWSRARRLWITHRTLTHWGVAWVALLAFSYHWLGHSVYAAPAFGFACGGLMHLLADWPNPLGVPWVAGRHSLNLWNSGHCDLIVVGAAWVAAWFVGEHVWLHGVSVLRFLRMG from the coding sequence ATGGCATCCAACAAAGCACATCACGCGACTGGGTTCGCAGCCGGGGTTATCGCGGCGGCGGTTGTCGCGCGCGTCGGCGGCGGCGGTTCGTTTCATATCGGCGTGGTGTTGAGTTTTATCGCCGGGGTGGCGGGGAGTACCGCGCCGGACTGGCTGGAGGTGGCGTGGTGGTCACGCGCGCGAAGGCTGTGGATTACGCATCGCACGTTGACGCATTGGGGTGTGGCGTGGGTCGCGTTGCTCGCGTTTTCTTATCATTGGCTCGGGCATTCGGTTTATGCCGCGCCGGCGTTTGGGTTTGCTTGTGGTGGGTTGATGCATTTGTTGGCCGATTGGCCTAATCCGCTAGGCGTGCCCTGGGTCGCTGGGCGGCATTCTTTGAATCTTTGGAATAGTGGGCACTGTGATTTGATCGTTGTAGGGGCGGCTTGGGTCGCCGCGTGGTTTGTCGGCGAGCATGTCTGGTTGCATGGGGTTTCGGTTTTGCGGTTTTTGAGGATGGGGTAA